The following are from one region of the Pelagibius sp. CAU 1746 genome:
- a CDS encoding ATP-binding cassette domain-containing protein, producing the protein MLDIKGLRKSFGGLSIFTNLDLKVEAQELRCIIGPNGTGKTTLFNLITGQLKPDGGVIAFQGRDIGRLRVDEINRLGIGRKFQSPTVFEEMNVWDNLIVAGTGHWAPGRLFSSRVNSALEDRAEDVLRSIRLAGQRQLPASKLSHGQKQWLEIGMVMLNDPRLVLLDEPTAGMTLSETAETADIILDVFRDRTAVVIEHDIAFVRRLDTQVTVLYRGEVLREGKFEEIAADEAVRRVYLGEDA; encoded by the coding sequence ATGCTCGACATCAAAGGCTTGAGAAAGAGCTTCGGCGGTCTGTCCATCTTCACCAATCTGGACCTGAAGGTGGAGGCGCAGGAACTGCGCTGCATTATCGGCCCCAACGGAACCGGAAAGACGACGCTGTTCAACCTGATCACCGGCCAGTTGAAGCCCGATGGCGGCGTCATCGCCTTCCAGGGCCGGGACATCGGCAGGCTGCGGGTCGACGAGATCAACCGGCTCGGCATCGGCCGCAAGTTCCAGTCGCCGACGGTCTTCGAAGAAATGAACGTGTGGGACAACCTCATCGTCGCCGGCACCGGCCACTGGGCCCCGGGACGGCTCTTCTCGTCCCGGGTCAATTCGGCCCTGGAAGACCGCGCAGAGGACGTTTTGAGAAGCATCCGGCTTGCCGGGCAGCGGCAGTTGCCCGCCAGCAAGCTGTCGCACGGGCAAAAGCAGTGGCTGGAGATCGGTATGGTGATGCTGAACGATCCGCGGCTGGTTCTGCTGGACGAGCCCACCGCCGGCATGACCCTCTCCGAGACCGCGGAGACCGCGGACATCATCCTGGACGTGTTCCGGGACCGCACCGCGGTCGTCATCGAGCACGACATCGCCTTTGTCCGCCGCCTCGACACCCAAGTGACGGTGCTGTATCGCGGCGAAGTGCTGCGCGAAGGCAAATTCGAAGAAATCGCCGCCGACGAGGCCGTACGGCGCGTTTACCTGGGAGAGGATGCCTGA
- a CDS encoding ABC transporter ATP-binding protein, with product MLLEVEDIDVTYGESLVCEGVTITVDPQEVVCLLGRNGVGKTTLMRALMGILPNRRGRIRFDGQDISRRSSFARAHLGLAYVPQGRMVFPELTVAENLRAGTLIGGKGKFSAANDIVFEYFPILRERLGQNAGTLSGGEQQMLAIGRALAGNPRLLLLDEPSEGIQPSIVQEIREIIKRVAAEQHLAVFLVEQNLKFAMLASSRGYVMDKGRIVTQGSPEALSQDSVVCEHLTFAAADRDGDGDRDGGGGAAGA from the coding sequence ATGCTCCTGGAGGTAGAGGATATCGACGTCACCTACGGTGAGAGCCTGGTTTGCGAAGGCGTGACGATCACCGTCGACCCGCAGGAGGTCGTTTGCCTGCTCGGGCGCAACGGGGTGGGCAAGACCACGCTGATGCGCGCCCTGATGGGGATCCTGCCCAACCGCCGCGGACGCATCCGGTTCGATGGCCAGGACATTTCGCGCCGGTCGAGCTTCGCGCGGGCGCACCTCGGGCTCGCCTACGTGCCGCAGGGGCGCATGGTGTTCCCGGAGCTGACCGTCGCAGAGAACCTGCGCGCCGGAACGCTGATCGGCGGCAAAGGCAAGTTCAGTGCCGCCAACGACATCGTCTTCGAGTACTTTCCCATTCTGCGGGAACGCCTGGGGCAGAATGCCGGAACGCTGAGCGGCGGCGAGCAGCAGATGCTGGCCATCGGACGCGCGCTGGCCGGCAACCCGCGCCTGCTGCTGCTCGACGAACCTTCCGAGGGCATCCAGCCGTCGATCGTTCAGGAGATCCGCGAGATCATAAAGCGGGTCGCCGCCGAACAGCACCTGGCGGTGTTCCTGGTCGAACAGAACCTCAAGTTCGCGATGCTCGCCTCCAGCCGCGGCTATGTCATGGATAAGGGCCGCATCGTCACCCAGGGAAGTCCGGAGGCGCTATCGCAAGACAGCGTGGTTTGCGAGCACCTGACCTTCGCAGCGGCGGACCGGGACGGGGACGGGGACAGGGATGGGGGCGGCGGCGCCGCCGGCGCATGA
- a CDS encoding SDR family oxidoreductase produces the protein MTRILITGCSSGLGRAAALRLSQDGHSVTATVRRTEDAARLRAEAGGRLSVLLMDVTETPSVTDGVRTLTAEGGLPDVLINNAGGPCLGSMEELDIDDLKAAFDLNVAGILRLYQAVAPGMRQRGHGQIINVGSALGAAALPVYGGYCATKFAVEAMSEAMRYELAPFGVTVNLLQPGLIDTPFSGKKDAQRRLRVPETSPYAERLDRPAPAGLAQSISSPDNVSDTLRRMIAAPRERFRWTCGEDSANWLLARRLLDDAAFEAYATHLGYGAAPPES, from the coding sequence ATGACCCGCATCCTGATCACCGGCTGCTCGTCCGGCCTCGGCCGCGCCGCGGCCCTGCGTCTTTCACAAGACGGGCACAGCGTCACCGCCACGGTTCGCCGTACGGAGGACGCCGCGCGCCTGCGCGCCGAAGCCGGCGGCAGGCTCTCCGTCTTGCTCATGGACGTCACAGAGACGCCCTCCGTCACCGACGGCGTTCGGACCTTGACGGCGGAGGGCGGACTGCCCGACGTGCTGATCAACAACGCTGGCGGACCCTGCCTGGGGTCGATGGAGGAACTGGATATCGACGACCTGAAGGCCGCGTTCGATCTCAACGTCGCCGGCATCCTGCGGCTCTACCAGGCGGTCGCGCCGGGAATGCGGCAGCGCGGGCACGGGCAGATCATCAACGTCGGCTCGGCCCTCGGCGCGGCGGCGCTACCGGTCTACGGGGGCTATTGCGCGACGAAGTTCGCCGTCGAGGCAATGAGCGAGGCCATGCGCTACGAGCTCGCGCCCTTCGGCGTGACCGTCAACCTGCTGCAACCCGGATTGATCGACACGCCCTTCTCCGGCAAGAAGGATGCCCAGCGCAGGCTGCGGGTGCCCGAGACATCGCCCTACGCGGAGCGGCTGGACCGCCCCGCGCCCGCCGGTCTGGCGCAAAGCATCAGTTCACCGGACAACGTCAGCGACACCCTGCGGCGCATGATCGCGGCGCCGCGGGAGCGTTTTCGCTGGACCTGCGGCGAGGACAGCGCAAACTGGCTGCTGGCCCGCCGGCTGCTGGACGATGCCGCTTTCGAAGCCTACGCGACTCACTTGGGCTACGGCGCAGCGCCGCCGGAAAGCTAA
- a CDS encoding amidohydrolase family protein, whose protein sequence is MANTVFRNVRIFDGLNDSLYPGEVEVQGNRILSVAKGGEELSIEGKTVVDGGGATLMPGLVNTHGHLTYPAVTTLEEMGRMPVEENLMESVYNAKLVLDFGFTAVVSGASGKPRLDIVLRNEINRGRIPGPRMLAASPEMTVSGGLADANVWEREVPANGLVADTPDEFRKLVRLMMREGVNIIKFNNSGDSFCYPRVGSVINPMTPEEVRAICETTNNLGGRLAAHAHADSSVLQCIEYGVEFIYHATFVTDRTIEALEKAKGKHYVTPAFGLRYNMHFEGAPWGITQEVSEKIGNKREFDATIVNMIKMREAGIKVLPFGDYGFKMIPLGTDSRDLQHFVNYFGFAPWEALRAATAYGGEAYGVDKLGQVKAGYLADLLMIDGDPVRDLSLLLDRDRIVMIMKDGAYHKPLPENWGESAEAAARA, encoded by the coding sequence GTGGCGAATACGGTTTTCAGGAATGTGAGGATTTTCGACGGCCTCAACGACTCGCTGTATCCCGGCGAGGTCGAGGTGCAGGGCAACCGTATCCTCAGCGTCGCCAAGGGGGGCGAGGAGCTCTCGATCGAAGGCAAGACCGTCGTCGACGGCGGCGGGGCCACGCTGATGCCCGGTTTGGTCAACACTCACGGCCATCTGACCTACCCGGCGGTCACCACCCTGGAAGAGATGGGGCGGATGCCGGTCGAAGAAAACCTCATGGAGTCCGTCTACAACGCCAAGCTGGTTCTGGACTTCGGCTTCACTGCGGTGGTCAGCGGCGCGTCGGGGAAGCCCAGGCTCGACATCGTCCTGCGGAACGAAATCAACCGAGGACGGATTCCGGGGCCGCGCATGCTGGCGGCGTCGCCGGAGATGACCGTGTCGGGCGGCTTGGCGGATGCCAATGTCTGGGAACGCGAGGTGCCGGCGAACGGCCTGGTGGCGGATACGCCCGATGAATTCCGCAAGCTCGTGCGCTTGATGATGCGCGAGGGCGTCAACATCATCAAGTTCAACAATTCCGGCGATTCCTTCTGCTATCCGCGGGTCGGCTCGGTCATCAACCCGATGACCCCGGAAGAGGTGCGGGCGATCTGCGAGACGACGAACAACCTGGGTGGGCGGCTCGCCGCCCATGCGCACGCCGACAGCTCGGTCCTGCAGTGCATCGAATACGGCGTCGAGTTCATTTACCACGCCACCTTCGTGACCGACCGTACCATCGAGGCGCTGGAGAAAGCCAAGGGCAAGCACTACGTCACCCCGGCTTTCGGCTTGCGCTACAATATGCACTTCGAGGGCGCGCCCTGGGGCATAACCCAGGAGGTCTCGGAAAAGATCGGCAACAAGCGCGAGTTCGACGCGACCATCGTGAACATGATCAAGATGCGCGAGGCCGGCATCAAGGTTCTGCCGTTTGGCGACTACGGGTTCAAGATGATCCCCTTGGGCACCGATTCACGGGACCTGCAGCACTTCGTGAATTACTTCGGCTTCGCCCCCTGGGAAGCCCTGCGCGCCGCCACGGCCTACGGCGGCGAAGCCTATGGCGTCGACAAGCTGGGGCAGGTGAAGGCGGGCTACCTGGCGGACCTGCTGATGATCGACGGCGATCCGGTTCGGGATCTCAGCCTGCTGCTGGATCGCGACCGCATCGTGATGATCATGAAGGACGGGGCCTATCACAAGCCCCTGCCGGAGAACTGGGGCGAATCGGCGGAGGCCGCCGCCCGCGCTTGA
- a CDS encoding aldehyde dehydrogenase family protein, whose product MQTDARPKSSDSQQFDTIRCPFDGQEVGRMPIADDAAVESAIQRAERAYQIMRRLPRFVRADILARTADLIQARRKEFVDLIAREAGKPLYDAEGEVSRATFNLRNAAHEAGSFAGVEVPLDVDGSVFEYQSTLVDGSPLDLAKADFEVLAASRRRVGLARRFPIGPILAITPFNFPLNLVVHKVAPALAVGNSVVIKPAPQTPLTSLLLQEVLVEAGLPEDAIGVVHCPVPLAEKMVRDERFSMVTFTGSAKVGWHIKNLAGRKKVALELGGNGAVVVARDADLDFAAARCVRGGVVYGGQYCIGVQRILVERPVYDAFREKLLARIGACKVGNPLEKGIDVGPVIDSGSADRIEMWINEATGQGAKVAAGGTRDGNVILPTILEETSADMLVEREEIFGPVMTLNPIDSVDEGVRRANDSRYGLQGGLFTNDIRAAFKALEDWDVGGLMINDVPIYRIDNMPFGGWKDSGFGREGTRFAMEEMSDIKFLMVNYS is encoded by the coding sequence ATGCAAACCGATGCCAGGCCGAAGTCCTCCGACAGCCAGCAGTTCGACACCATCCGCTGCCCCTTCGATGGGCAGGAAGTGGGGCGGATGCCGATCGCCGACGATGCCGCCGTGGAAAGCGCGATCCAGCGGGCCGAGCGGGCTTACCAGATCATGCGGAGGCTGCCGCGCTTCGTGCGGGCGGATATCCTGGCGCGCACGGCGGACCTGATTCAGGCCCGGCGAAAGGAGTTCGTCGACCTCATCGCCCGGGAGGCCGGCAAGCCGCTCTACGATGCCGAGGGCGAGGTGTCGCGCGCTACCTTCAACCTGCGCAATGCGGCCCATGAGGCCGGCAGCTTCGCCGGCGTCGAGGTTCCCCTCGATGTCGACGGCAGCGTCTTCGAATACCAGAGCACGCTCGTCGACGGCAGTCCCCTGGATCTCGCCAAAGCCGACTTCGAAGTGCTGGCGGCCTCTCGCCGCCGCGTCGGCCTGGCGCGCCGCTTCCCGATCGGGCCGATCCTCGCCATCACGCCGTTCAACTTCCCCCTGAACCTGGTGGTTCACAAGGTGGCGCCGGCGCTGGCGGTGGGCAACAGCGTGGTCATCAAGCCGGCGCCGCAAACGCCGCTGACCTCCCTGCTGCTGCAGGAAGTCCTTGTCGAGGCGGGCCTGCCGGAAGACGCAATCGGCGTGGTGCACTGCCCGGTGCCGCTTGCCGAAAAGATGGTGCGCGACGAGCGCTTTTCCATGGTCACCTTTACCGGCAGCGCCAAGGTCGGCTGGCACATCAAGAACCTTGCCGGGCGCAAGAAGGTGGCGCTGGAGTTGGGCGGCAATGGCGCCGTCGTGGTGGCCCGCGATGCCGATCTCGACTTCGCGGCGGCGCGCTGCGTGCGCGGCGGCGTGGTCTACGGCGGCCAGTACTGCATCGGCGTTCAGCGTATCCTGGTGGAGCGGCCCGTCTACGACGCCTTCCGGGAGAAGCTGCTGGCGCGTATCGGCGCTTGCAAGGTGGGAAATCCCCTGGAGAAAGGGATTGACGTCGGGCCGGTCATCGACAGCGGGTCGGCCGACCGCATCGAGATGTGGATCAACGAGGCCACGGGCCAGGGGGCAAAGGTGGCCGCAGGCGGAACGCGTGACGGCAACGTCATCCTGCCGACGATCCTCGAGGAGACCTCCGCGGACATGCTGGTCGAACGCGAAGAGATCTTCGGGCCGGTGATGACGCTCAACCCTATCGACTCGGTGGACGAAGGCGTCAGGCGTGCGAACGATAGCCGCTACGGCCTGCAGGGCGGCCTCTTCACCAACGACATACGGGCGGCTTTCAAGGCGCTTGAGGATTGGGATGTCGGCGGTCTGATGATCAACGACGTACCGATCTACAGGATCGACAACATGCCTTTCGGCGGCTGGAAGGATTCCGGTTTCGGGCGCGAGGGAACGCGCTTCGCCATGGAAGAAATGAGTGATATCAAGTTCTTGATGGTAAACTACAGCTAA
- a CDS encoding LysR family transcriptional regulator, with product MRNLSHLRYFDAVCQARSIRQAAEALNVAQSAVSRQIKNLEDEIGMPLFIRHPRGVRLTDAGVILAKYTRSTMLNMDRMSSEIDDLRALRRGTIKLCTVEAGLIDIVPAVVAAYRSKYPAVKIAVSTRGTQGVVDAILEDEADLGLAFNAPFHPEITSLARRQQQLYATVSPSHPLAKLKKIKLAELLKHDIALPETSFGIRQLVDDILHRSEAYIEPVLTTDSIQMLVNFARMDLGVAFLPYFAIKGNLAAGQVQAIPIADIPARNARVEIIAHKGRRLPIPAEEFLQELNTAFKQL from the coding sequence GTGAGAAATCTAAGTCACCTAAGATATTTCGACGCGGTCTGCCAGGCGCGTTCCATCCGCCAGGCCGCGGAGGCCCTGAATGTCGCCCAGTCGGCGGTGAGCCGGCAGATCAAGAACCTGGAGGATGAAATCGGCATGCCGCTGTTCATCCGCCACCCCCGCGGCGTCCGCCTGACCGACGCCGGAGTCATTCTGGCGAAGTATACGCGCAGCACCATGCTGAACATGGACCGCATGAGCTCCGAGATCGACGATCTGCGCGCCCTGCGCCGCGGCACGATCAAGCTCTGCACCGTGGAGGCCGGTCTCATCGATATCGTGCCGGCGGTGGTCGCAGCCTACCGGTCAAAGTACCCGGCGGTGAAGATTGCCGTCTCGACGCGCGGGACCCAGGGTGTCGTGGACGCCATCCTGGAGGACGAGGCCGACCTGGGCCTCGCCTTCAACGCTCCCTTCCATCCTGAAATCACCTCGCTGGCCCGCCGGCAGCAGCAGCTCTACGCTACGGTTTCCCCCAGCCACCCCCTCGCCAAGCTCAAGAAGATCAAGCTGGCGGAATTGCTCAAGCACGATATCGCCCTGCCGGAAACGTCCTTCGGAATCCGCCAGCTTGTGGACGATATCCTCCACCGCTCCGAGGCCTATATCGAACCCGTTCTGACCACGGATTCGATCCAGATGCTCGTCAACTTCGCGCGCATGGATCTCGGCGTCGCGTTCCTGCCGTATTTCGCCATCAAGGGCAACCTCGCCGCCGGGCAGGTCCAAGCCATCCCCATTGCCGACATCCCCGCGCGAAACGCCAGGGTCGAGATCATCGCCCACAAGGGCCGGCGCCTGCCCATTCCGGCCGAAGAGTTTCTTCAGGAACTGAACACGGCCTTCAAGCAGCTTTAG
- a CDS encoding 3-hydroxyacyl-CoA dehydrogenase NAD-binding domain-containing protein — translation MKPTAGDSSIRISRRHLPDATQIALLEIDYPPLNVGSQPMRAELLRAIEGLEGGGDLAGLILTGANGNFVAGADIREFDAPPRPPHLGDIIAALESFPHPVVAAIDGAALGGGFELALGCDARVASPRAVVGLPEVTLGLIPGAGGTQRLPRLVGVARAISLIAAGRRLRASDAAAEGLVDAVAEGDLISAAVDFLRSMGGKKRTLLARPVVEDAPEAVAEAEAEALRRGKGAAAVAEAIAAVKAAAGTDPQTALAAEREASLRLRLGPESKALRYLFLAERAAVKTPADTALQSIRTVGVIGGGRMGKGIVLALATRGLEVRLVEQDEAHLATAMSGLRQMVEELEARKKTSSASRLLQAIRPGDLAALAECDLVVEAIVEDMDAKRDLFARLDNIVRPDAILASNTSYLNIDELAARTARPQRVAGLHFFNPAHVMRLVEVVRGARTAPQVVASLRALGKRLGKVPVVAGVGEGFIGNRIFSAYRRHCEFLLEEGALPETVDRAMRDFGMAMGPFAVFDLAGLDIAWAARKRLAGSRDPRARYVDIPDWLCEAGRFGRKTGKGWYDYTDDSRGRPDPEVTALIESASREKGLSRRAISGDEIQSRLLAAIVNEAAWVLAEGIAECPADIDLAMVHGYGFPALKGGPLHFAARQPREAFLESVSAMAQAGGVGVEVAPGLAAVLDRSAP, via the coding sequence ATGAAGCCGACCGCAGGTGACAGCAGCATCCGGATCAGCAGGCGGCATCTGCCGGATGCCACGCAGATCGCCCTGCTCGAAATCGACTACCCGCCATTGAACGTCGGATCCCAGCCGATGCGCGCGGAGCTGTTGCGGGCGATCGAGGGGCTGGAGGGCGGCGGCGACCTTGCCGGGCTGATCCTGACCGGAGCGAATGGCAACTTCGTTGCCGGCGCCGACATCCGGGAGTTCGACGCGCCGCCCCGTCCGCCGCATCTCGGCGATATCATCGCTGCCCTCGAATCCTTTCCCCACCCGGTGGTGGCCGCAATAGACGGCGCGGCCCTGGGCGGGGGATTCGAGCTGGCATTGGGGTGCGACGCGCGGGTCGCTTCGCCGCGGGCCGTCGTCGGGCTGCCGGAGGTGACTTTGGGGCTGATCCCCGGAGCCGGCGGAACGCAGCGTCTGCCTCGGCTGGTCGGCGTCGCCAGGGCGATCTCGCTGATTGCCGCGGGACGCCGGCTGCGTGCCTCGGATGCCGCAGCGGAGGGATTGGTCGATGCCGTGGCGGAAGGCGACCTGATCTCGGCCGCGGTGGACTTCCTGCGCTCCATGGGCGGAAAGAAGCGGACCCTCTTGGCGCGGCCGGTTGTCGAGGACGCCCCCGAGGCGGTCGCCGAAGCGGAGGCCGAAGCGCTGCGCCGGGGCAAGGGCGCGGCGGCCGTGGCTGAAGCGATCGCCGCGGTCAAGGCGGCGGCTGGGACGGATCCGCAAACCGCTCTTGCCGCCGAGCGCGAGGCGTCGTTGAGGCTGCGCCTGGGCCCGGAGAGCAAGGCGCTTCGCTATCTGTTCCTCGCCGAACGTGCGGCGGTCAAGACGCCGGCGGACACGGCTCTGCAAAGCATCCGGACCGTGGGCGTGATCGGCGGCGGGCGCATGGGAAAGGGCATCGTCCTGGCTCTGGCGACGCGAGGCCTGGAGGTCCGGCTGGTGGAGCAGGATGAGGCGCACCTCGCCACGGCCATGTCGGGCCTGCGCCAGATGGTGGAGGAACTGGAGGCGCGAAAGAAGACAAGCTCGGCCAGCCGGCTTCTGCAGGCCATACGGCCCGGAGACCTGGCGGCGCTCGCCGAGTGCGATCTCGTCGTCGAGGCGATTGTCGAGGACATGGACGCCAAGCGAGATCTGTTTGCCCGGCTGGACAACATTGTCCGGCCGGACGCGATCCTCGCCAGCAATACCTCCTATCTGAATATCGACGAGCTTGCCGCCCGAACCGCCCGCCCGCAGCGGGTGGCCGGGCTTCACTTTTTCAATCCGGCCCATGTCATGAGACTGGTCGAGGTGGTTCGCGGAGCGCGCACCGCGCCGCAGGTGGTCGCCAGCCTGCGGGCGCTGGGCAAGCGCCTTGGGAAGGTTCCCGTTGTCGCCGGCGTGGGCGAAGGCTTTATCGGGAACCGGATTTTCAGCGCCTACCGCAGGCATTGCGAATTTCTGCTGGAAGAGGGTGCCCTGCCCGAGACGGTGGATCGCGCGATGCGGGACTTCGGCATGGCCATGGGGCCCTTCGCGGTGTTCGATTTGGCCGGGCTGGACATCGCCTGGGCGGCCCGCAAGCGCCTCGCCGGCAGCCGCGACCCGCGCGCCCGCTACGTGGATATCCCCGACTGGCTGTGCGAAGCGGGGCGGTTCGGGCGCAAGACCGGCAAAGGCTGGTATGACTACACGGACGATTCGCGCGGGAGGCCCGACCCGGAGGTGACCGCGCTGATCGAATCGGCCTCGCGGGAGAAGGGACTCTCGCGGAGGGCCATCTCCGGCGACGAGATCCAATCCCGGCTCCTCGCGGCGATCGTCAACGAGGCGGCTTGGGTTCTGGCTGAGGGTATCGCGGAGTGTCCGGCGGACATCGACTTGGCGATGGTTCACGGCTACGGCTTTCCGGCCCTCAAGGGCGGGCCGCTGCATTTCGCCGCCCGGCAACCTCGCGAAGCCTTCCTCGAGTCGGTGTCGGCGATGGCGCAAGCCGGAGGCGTGGGGGTCGAGGTCGCGCCCGGCCTCGCCGCAGTCCTGGACCGCTCGGCTCCCTAA
- a CDS encoding GntR family transcriptional regulator, with the protein MKKKEENKKLFEGVIQTLLKRIEKGKYKVGDTLPPEMELCKEFGVSRFTIRNAMKNLEEWGMIERRKRAGTQVTARAPLPRYGLSLQTTTELLQYLEETDLHVVSRKAATKRELNSFLPSDSGGKWWKVETYRTPPDSETPLSWTDIFIHDDYSGILEHIGTRPGATYTLLEELYGEPPSVIRQELSGTLIPGRMAKVLNLSAGTAVLKILRRFYNADDRLVEVAISYYPEGKFAYVIDLKRQDLLHASS; encoded by the coding sequence ATGAAGAAAAAAGAAGAAAACAAGAAGCTTTTTGAAGGCGTTATTCAAACTCTCCTGAAGCGGATAGAAAAAGGGAAATACAAGGTGGGGGACACGCTCCCGCCGGAAATGGAGTTATGCAAGGAGTTCGGAGTCAGCAGGTTCACAATTCGCAACGCGATGAAGAACCTGGAGGAATGGGGGATGATCGAACGGCGCAAGCGCGCCGGAACCCAGGTGACGGCGAGGGCGCCGTTGCCGCGCTATGGGTTGTCTCTGCAGACCACCACCGAACTGCTGCAGTATCTGGAAGAGACCGACCTGCACGTCGTGTCGCGCAAGGCAGCCACCAAGAGAGAACTGAACAGTTTCTTGCCGTCCGATTCGGGGGGGAAGTGGTGGAAGGTCGAGACGTATCGCACGCCGCCCGATTCCGAGACGCCCCTTTCGTGGACCGACATCTTCATTCACGACGACTATTCCGGCATTCTGGAGCATATCGGCACGCGGCCCGGCGCCACCTATACCTTGCTGGAGGAGCTCTACGGAGAGCCGCCCTCGGTTATCCGGCAGGAACTCTCCGGCACACTGATCCCCGGGCGCATGGCGAAGGTGCTGAACCTGAGCGCCGGCACCGCGGTGCTGAAGATACTGCGGCGGTTCTACAATGCCGACGACCGGCTCGTCGAAGTGGCCATCAGCTACTATCCCGAGGGGAAATTCGCCTACGTTATCGATTTGAAGCGGCAGGATCTGCTCCACGCTTCCTCGTAA
- the metC gene encoding cystathionine beta-lyase, with protein MEQQTNRDRRLKDSTIIAHAGRDPEAHSGAVNPPVYHASTITFPSISAMNKARQDRFNNVTYGRIGTPTSYALEDAVAELEGGDRSIALPSGLAAIAAAITAFAKSGDHILMVDNVYGPARKFCDQFLTGYGVSVTYFDPHLTAELEPLIQENTRLVYLESPGSQTFEMQDVPAISALAHRRGLTVLMDNTWGTPCFFKSFEKGVDVSIHAATKYIGGHSDLMLGLVVAKEDHYRTVKSNAMLLGLCAGPDDCFLALRGLRTIEARLRMHQAHALEVANWLTGHPLVEQVLYPALPGADGHRLWKRDFLGACGLFSVVLRPCSEAAVAAMVDGLRFFGLGASWGGFESLVLPMHPEDLRSATRWEPLGPVLRFHIGLEDPRDLIHDLECGFDRLRAVQQAVPA; from the coding sequence ATGGAACAGCAGACGAATAGAGACCGGCGCCTCAAAGATTCGACGATCATCGCCCATGCCGGACGAGATCCTGAAGCTCATTCGGGCGCGGTCAATCCGCCGGTCTATCACGCCTCCACCATCACGTTCCCCTCGATCTCCGCGATGAACAAGGCGCGGCAGGATCGCTTCAACAACGTAACCTACGGCCGTATCGGCACCCCCACCAGCTATGCGCTGGAGGATGCCGTCGCCGAGTTGGAAGGCGGTGACCGCTCGATCGCGCTGCCTTCGGGACTCGCTGCGATCGCCGCCGCCATCACGGCCTTCGCCAAATCCGGGGATCACATCCTCATGGTCGACAACGTCTACGGCCCCGCCCGAAAGTTCTGCGACCAGTTTCTCACCGGCTACGGCGTGTCCGTCACCTACTTCGACCCCCATCTCACCGCGGAACTGGAGCCGCTGATCCAGGAGAACACCCGGCTCGTCTATTTGGAGTCGCCGGGATCGCAGACCTTCGAAATGCAGGATGTTCCCGCGATCAGTGCCCTCGCCCATCGGCGTGGCCTGACGGTTCTGATGGACAATACCTGGGGAACGCCCTGCTTCTTCAAGTCCTTCGAGAAGGGCGTCGACGTCTCCATCCACGCCGCCACCAAATATATCGGCGGCCATTCGGACCTCATGCTCGGCCTTGTCGTCGCGAAAGAGGATCACTACCGCACGGTCAAGTCGAATGCCATGCTGCTCGGCCTCTGCGCGGGGCCGGACGACTGCTTCCTAGCGCTTCGCGGCCTGCGGACCATCGAAGCCCGGCTGCGCATGCATCAGGCGCACGCCTTGGAAGTGGCAAATTGGCTGACGGGTCATCCTCTCGTCGAACAGGTGCTCTATCCGGCGCTTCCCGGCGCCGACGGCCACCGACTGTGGAAGCGGGATTTCCTGGGCGCTTGCGGACTGTTCTCCGTCGTTCTGCGCCCCTGCTCGGAAGCGGCCGTCGCCGCCATGGTCGACGGACTGCGCTTCTTCGGATTGGGCGCCAGTTGGGGCGGTTTCGAGAGCCTGGTCCTGCCGATGCATCCGGAAGACCTGCGCAGCGCGACGCGCTGGGAACCGCTTGGTCCGGTCCTGCGCTTCCATATCGGCCTGGAGGATCCGCGCGACCTCATCCACGACCTGGAGTGCGGCTTCGACCGGTTGCGGGCCGTCCAGCAGGCCGTTCCGGCCTAG